GGCGACAAGGTCGATCTCTTCACCGCCCTGGTTCAGCTCCTCCCAGGCGCGGGTGAAATCAGTGCGGCTGATCCGGGCCGCGTCGGCATCGGGTGCGACAAGATGCGCTTCGGGCGTGACCCCTTCGACATGCAGCATCGGCGCGGCCGAGGTGGTGCCAAAGGCCGCGCACAGCGCCTGTAACTGCTCGCGCGATGCCGCGCCCACACCTCTGAGCAGGGGGATCCGGTCTGGCGAGGCGCGGCCCGCAAGCCAGCCCAGCAAAGGCCAGAAGAGATCATCCGCGCCAGAGATCGCCGCCACGTCGATGACGCGCTGCGCCGCCCGGTTCTCGTCAAGACAAACGCCCGCCAGCGGTGCGCGCCCGGTCATCGCAATGAAAAGATCAAGGAAATCCGGGTGTTTCGCCGTTCGCGCCCCCAGCACGGAATTGGCAAAGATCACCGCATTGCTTTCCGACCAGCCAATAGATTCTCCTTCGGCCGGAGCGCTTTCCAGCAGATAGGGGGCGCAGGTGAAGCTTGGCCGGCAGCCCATCGCCACATAGGCATCGGCCAGCCGCTGCGCCGGGGTGCCGAACAGATCCGGCACGCCCTGGGCACGCCAGTTCTCGCGGTCGACCGAAATCGCATTCATCGTTGTTGGCACCCGCACCCGTGCCCCCATATCCGCCATTTTTGCCGCGAAAGTCAGATTGGCCGGGCTCGCATAGATGCAGCCATCGATATGGCCCTGGGTCACATCGATCAGTCGGGTCGCGCCCTGATTTGCCGCCATCGCAACAAGGATGCGCATCGCCTGCGACACGGCCTCGCCTTCCGCACCTGAAAGCATCGCCAGATCTGCCGCCGTCAGGGCCAGCGCCGATCCCGCGGCAGAGGCGACCGGCAGGGTCATTCCCGGGGCCTCGATGGCCCCGGGAATGACGGCCACCTCCTCCAGATGCGAGACTATGTCGAAGGCCGCGCGCTCCAGCCGCAGGACAGGCAGCGCCACGCCGAACATCTCGGCCGCAATCATCGCGCCCAGCGTCACCACATCTTCCGGCTCGCGAAACACCAGCGCTGCAGGCGCAAGCCCGTTCAGCGCCATATCCAGAAGCACCCCTGACCCGGTGCAGGAGCCCCGTGTCCCCGGCATCACCAGCACCCGCCCGGCAAGCGTCTCGCCATGCAGCGGGTGATGCGCATCGATCACCTTTGAGGTCGCGGGATCGACCCCGCCCCAGAAGCTCAGCGGCTCATCGGATGCCAGAACGCGACCCTTCGCCGTGCCCTCAAGAATGAACCGCGAGCCCATCATTTCACCACAAACCCATGGGCATAGGGATCACGCTCATCAATGAAGATCGTGTTGATCCCGGTCTGCCGCGCCCAGCCGCCAATCGACGGGATGATCGCCGATTTTCCCGGTACCGCGTCAGAGGTCGCCTCGACCCGACCCTTGAAGATCGAGCCGATGATGCTCTCATGCCAGAATTCATCGCCGACGCTCAGGCGGCCCTTTGCCGCCAGCTGCGCCATCCGGGCCGACGTCCCGGTGCCACAGGGCGAGCGGTCAATCGCCTTGTCGCCATAGAATACGGCATTGCGGGCATGTGCGCCCTCGACCGTCGGAACCCCGGTCCAGAGGATATGCGACAGCCCGCTGATCCGCGCGTCGCCGGGATGCACGAATTCATATTTCGCGTTCAGCGCAGCGCGCAGCTTCGGCGAGAAGCCGATCAGCTCTCCGGCGGTGAAATCGGCCATATCGCGGAAATTCTTCTGCGGCTCGACAATGGCGTAGAAATTGCCGCCATAGGCCACATCGACCACGATCTCGCCCAGTCCCTCGACCTCTGCCGTCAGACCCTCGGCATAAAGGAAGCCCGGCACATTGGTCAGCCGCACCTCTTCAACGAAACGGCCCTCCTGGCGGTAAGAGATATCAACCTTGCCCGCCGGCGCATCGATCGACAGCTGACCAGGCGAGCGCGGCTGGATCAACCCGTTCTCGATCCCCATGGTGATCGTGCCGATCGTGCCATGGCCGCACATCGGCAGACAGCCCGAGGTCTCGATAAACAGGACCGCCACATCGCAATCATCACGGGTCGGCGGATAAAGGATCGAGCCCGACATCATGTCATGGCCCCGCGGCTCGAACATCAGGCCGGTGCGGATCCAGTCGAATTCGCGCAGAAAATGCGCGCGCTTCTCAAGCATGTCCTTGCCGATCAGACGCGGGCCGCCGCCCGAGACCAGACGCACCGGATTGCCACAGGTATGACCATCCAGGCAGGAGAAAGTATGAACACTCATCATGAGCCTCAGAAGCGTTGGGGAGAGAAGGCAGATATGTCGAGGGCGGGTGCGTTTCCAGTCACAAGGTCGGCAACCAGCCGGGCGGTGCCGGCCGATTGCGTCAGCCCGAGATGGCCATGACCGAATGCGTGAATAACGCGGGCAGAATTCTTCGAGCGACCAATCGCCGGCAGGCTGTCCGGCAGGGACGGGCGAAAGCCCATCCATTGCACGCCGCCCTCGGGCTTCAGCCCGGGCAGGAAGGCCTGGGCTTTTTTAAGCATCGCCTCTGATCGTCTGAAATTCGGCGGCCGGTGCAACCCGCCCAGTTCCACCGCACCGCCGACACGAATGCCAGTGGAAAGGCGCGAGACCACGAAACCATGACCGCCAAAGGTCACCTGGGTCTTCAGATCGAACGCCCCGCGCGGCAGGGTGGTGTTATAGCCGCGCTCGGTTTCCAGCGGGATATGGTCGCCCAC
This DNA window, taken from Rhodobacter sp. 24-YEA-8, encodes the following:
- a CDS encoding aconitase X — protein: MGSRFILEGTAKGRVLASDEPLSFWGGVDPATSKVIDAHHPLHGETLAGRVLVMPGTRGSCTGSGVLLDMALNGLAPAALVFREPEDVVTLGAMIAAEMFGVALPVLRLERAAFDIVSHLEEVAVIPGAIEAPGMTLPVASAAGSALALTAADLAMLSGAEGEAVSQAMRILVAMAANQGATRLIDVTQGHIDGCIYASPANLTFAAKMADMGARVRVPTTMNAISVDRENWRAQGVPDLFGTPAQRLADAYVAMGCRPSFTCAPYLLESAPAEGESIGWSESNAVIFANSVLGARTAKHPDFLDLFIAMTGRAPLAGVCLDENRAAQRVIDVAAISGADDLFWPLLGWLAGRASPDRIPLLRGVGAASREQLQALCAAFGTTSAAPMLHVEGVTPEAHLVAPDADAARISRTDFTRAWEELNQGGEEIDLVAIGSPHASREECRAFASALNGGRVQVPTIITAGRSIIADLQGEGTLATLEAAGVQVIPDLCWCSISEPVFPPATRTLMTNSGKYAHYGPGLSGRQIRFDSLRTCAAAALTGHAAKTLPSWLS
- a CDS encoding 4-hydroxyproline epimerase, which produces MSVHTFSCLDGHTCGNPVRLVSGGGPRLIGKDMLEKRAHFLREFDWIRTGLMFEPRGHDMMSGSILYPPTRDDCDVAVLFIETSGCLPMCGHGTIGTITMGIENGLIQPRSPGQLSIDAPAGKVDISYRQEGRFVEEVRLTNVPGFLYAEGLTAEVEGLGEIVVDVAYGGNFYAIVEPQKNFRDMADFTAGELIGFSPKLRAALNAKYEFVHPGDARISGLSHILWTGVPTVEGAHARNAVFYGDKAIDRSPCGTGTSARMAQLAAKGRLSVGDEFWHESIIGSIFKGRVEATSDAVPGKSAIIPSIGGWARQTGINTIFIDERDPYAHGFVVK